The Leptospira koniambonensis sequence AAATTTTCAGGAGCATAAGGATGGTCTTTTCCAAGAGCGGATTCCCAATCTATTTCTTCTCCCATGCCGGAAGAAAATTCAGGATAGAATCCAGAGTCTAAGATCATTCTGATCGTGTCTGCTGCATCAGAACCTTTTACATTCAGATACCCGCTTGCAAACAAGGAATTCGCGGCGTATAAAGCCATTCCTTGCAATCCTCTAAGATGCCCTTCTCTTCCTGCTGCAATACGGACCTCTGAGTCAGGGTTCACCAAACGAAATGCAATCAGAGTTCTGAGGCAAAATTCAGGGCTTAAACTTTGTGGGTTTTTAATCGCGTGTCCTGCAACTGGGATGAAGAAGTTCACAGGGATTGAGATCACTTTTAGATTTTTGATCTCGTATATAACATCCGTTAGATCCCAAAGTGACTCTCCCATTCCGACGATAACACCGGAACACATTCCTACTCCTGCTTTCATGAGATGGGTAATTGTCTCTACTCGTTGTTCGTAGGTATGCGTGTCACAGATTTCTGGATAGTGTGCCTTAGAAGTATTGAGGTTATGATTATATCGGTCTAGACCGGCAGCCTTTAAACGTTCTGCCTTCTCTCTATCTAATAGACCAGCGGACAAACAAACTTTTAGCCCTAGTTCTTTGCTGATCTTTTCAATGGTGAATGCCAACTTTTCAGTGGCGAGGGAATTAGGACCTGTTCCCGCAGTGACCATACAGAAACGGTAGGCACCATTCTCCTTGGCCTGGACTGCATCCTGGAAAATCTCCTCAGGAGATTTCATAGAGTATTCTTGGACTCCGGATCCTGCGTTCTTTCTTTGAGCGCAATAACCGCAGTCTTCCGGACAATGACCGTTCTTAATATTGTCTAGAACATGGATCCGAACTGTTTTACCAAAGTATTTTTCACGGACCTTGTATGCCTTGTCCAAAGCCTCAGTCAATGGGATCTGGCCGCTTAGAATTGCATGTGTTTCCTCCCGATCGATAATGCTTGGCACCTCTGAAAATACTTTTTCTTCAGTGACTGGAGGAGTTTCTAGACTAAGTTTCATTCTGCCGATAGTTTCCGAAGCAGTGTTTTCCTTGGCAATCTATAATTAAGCTTAAAAACGGGTGTTCATCAATCTTGGATTTTGTATGCAGCAAGACCTTCTCGTATTGCTTGGAATACCTTATCCAAAGAAGACTTAGAAATATTATATGGAGGAGTGATATAAATCACATTCCCAAGTGGTCGGAGTATAACTCCTTTCTCTTGGCAGATCCTGCGGAATTCTCTCGCAAATGGATTCACATAACCGGGCCTGACCTTTCCTGTAAAAAGTTCTCCTACACCTACGGAACCAAGCACTCTTGTATTCTTGATCTTATCTGGAAATTCGGCTCTTAGTTTGGCCCAACCTTCTTCCAAATAAGACTCCAATTGTTTTACGTCTGCGAGTCTATTTTCTTCTTTATAAATTCGTAATGAAGCAAGTGCAGCAGCACAACCTGGGGGATATCCAGTCATAGTATGCCCATGATAGAATGCCTTCATTGGTTCCGAGGATAAAAACTCTTTATAAATTTCTTCCCTGACCAGGGTCACTGCCAAAGGTAGAATTCCTGCAGTCAGACCTTTTGCGAGAGCAACCATATCAGGGCGGATACCTGCCTTTTGGTAGGCAAAGTTTGCACCTGTTCTTCCAAAACCAGTAAATACCTCGTCCAAAAGAAGAAGTACATCATGACGCTCTGTGATCTCTCTTAACCTTGTAAGAACATTTGGTTTATGGAATAACATTCCACCTGCTCCTGCGATCAAAGGTTCCATCACCACTCCCACTACTTCTTCGGAGTGAGCTGATAAATATGCCTCAAGTTCATCTAAACAATCTTCCGCACAAGAATGTGGGGATTTGGATACAGGACAATCATGGCAGGCAGGAGAAGGGAAACTTTTGGTTTGGAATAAAAGGCTTTGGAAGACTCGATTAAATACTGAATCCCCCCCTACACTCATTGCACCGATTGTGTCCCCATGATATGAATAGGTGAAGTTGATAAATACCTTTTTCTTTTCTCTACCTTGGTTCCTAAAATACTGAAGAGCGATCTTCAGCATGATCTCGAGTGCAGTGGAACCGTTATCTGAATAGACAACTTTGCGAAAATTCCAATCAGTGAATTCTAAAAGTTCGTGAGCCAGTTCTAATGCGGGAGGATGTGTAAAACCTGCGAGAAGTACATGATCCAATGAATCTAACTGTTTTTTAACAGCTTCTACAAGTTTAGGATGATTATGACCGTGGATACTTACCCACCAGGAAGAGATTGCATCTATATATTCTTTTCCATTTTCATCATATAGAAATTCTCCCTTTGCAGAAACTATCTTTAAAGGAGGATCAGAGTCTAGTTGGATTGTGTATGGATGCCAGATCAAGGGAATAGTAAGTCCGGAAGGATCCTATCCGGATCGAATTCATTTGCAACCTTATCTAAGAATTCTTTTCTAGATAATTTCCTTTCAGGAAGAAGGAATGTCCCTAAAAGTCCAATTTCAGCAGCTTCTATAATGGTCCTAATATTATCAGAACGAAGTGGATTTTCAGGACCTATAAAATAAACTCCTAAAACCTTGATCTCTCTTTTTCTAAGAGCTTCAAGCGATAATAATGTATGATTGATTGTTCCAAGTTCTGTAGAAGCTACTAGTACCAATGGAATTTTTGCCTGCTCTACTAGGTCCACGGTAAAATAATAACGGTTGAGAGGAACATATAATCCCCCAGCGCCTTCTACCAATATTTTAGCATCCTTAATGCTGAATAGATGTCTTGATAGTTCGTCTGTATCTACACTTGTATTTTCCATTTCAGAAGCTAAATGAGGAGAAGCAGGAAGTTCGAATGTATAATAATTTTTTAAAAAATAAGACTCATTCAATCCGGTAAGATTCATGATTTTCACTCTGTCTGAATCTGTTCCTGTTTGGATCGGTTTTAAATATTTTAATCCAAGATTTTCTGCATACTTTGCCATCATAAGAGAGCAGAAAAATGTTTTACCTACATCGGTCCCGGTTCCGGTTACAAAGACGGACAAACTTAATTCTCCCGAACCAATCGTATGAATTTTTCAAGATCTTCTTTTTTGATCTTAGAATTGAGAGAAACTCTTATCCTGGAAATATCAACAGTGGGAGGACGGATCGCTTTGGCTTGGAATCCATTTTGCTCCAGGCGAGAAGAAAGTTCCAATGCTTCTTCTTCTGAGCCTAAAAGTATTGGTATGATTTGAGTATTAGAATTTCCAGTATCTCTTCCAATCTGATGCAAAGATTCACGGAAGAATTCAGAATTATCTTCTAATATTTTTCTTTCATCATCCATCTGTCTTGCAAGACGAATAGCAACTCTGCCTGCATGAGCGATCGCAGGTAGTGGGCCAGTAGAGAAAACAAAAGTGCGAGCAGAATGAAGTAAATATTTTCTGGCGTCCTTGGTTGTAGAAATAACTGCACCTTCTAAACCGAGAGCTTTTCCTAAGGTAGACATTCTAAAATCTATTTCAGAAGTTCTGGAGATATTTTCTTCTAGGGAAACTCCTGCTCCTTCTTTCCCGAATAGCCCGATTGCATGAGCCTCATCTATATATAGTAACGCCCCGTATTTTTCTTTTAGATCTATTAATGCAGATATATCAGTTTTGTCTCCGTCCATACTGAATACGGACTCTGTGACGATCATCTTATGTTTGGTGCCAGAATGTTTTTTTAATAAATCTTCCAGATCGTTTTGATCAGAATGTTTATAATATACTTTTTTAGCTCCGGAAAGTCGAACCCCATCCATTAAAGAAGCATGATTTTTACGATCACAAAAGATTGTATAAGAAGGATCTGCCACGCAGGAAATCGTTCCCAAATTTGCAGCATAACCATTCGCGAAGAAGAGAGAATCTTCAGATTGTACCCAGTTCGAAAAATCATTCTCTAATTCTTCGAATACTCTTCTATGACCTCGAACTAAACGGCTAGCAGTAGAACCTGCACCGTAGATATCGATACCTTCTTTTAAAGCTTGGATGATTTCAGGATGGTTAGAAAGCCCCAGATAATCATTGGAGCAGAGGTCCAGGCCAGAAGGAGGATCCAGAGTCCGGATCCTATTCTGAGATTCTAACCTGGAAAAGAAGGCAGGAAGCTCCGAAAAGAAAGGAAGTTTCGAGGATTGCGTTTCCTGCACAGGTTTTCCGAAGGGATTATAACATCCCTTTTACTTCGTCTCTTTCTGACTTAAGTTCGTCATGAGTGATATTGAACTTCTCTTTTGCGAAGTCGTTCAATTCGAGTCCCTTAACGATCTCGACTTTAGTTCCGTCTGACTTCACAGGGTATCCGAAGATTAGCCCCTTATCAGCACCGTAAGATCCGTCAGAAGTAACAGCAACACTGAACCAATCTCCTGCTGGAGTTGGAGTGATGATCTGACGAACAGTATCAACAACTCCGTTAGCAGCAGATGCAGCAGAAGAAGCTCCTCTTGCTTTTATGATCTCAGCTCCACGTTGTTGAACATTTTTAATAAAATCGCCTTTTAACCAATCATGATCCTTGATCACGTCGGTTGCTACTTTTCCACCAATCTTAGCATTATAGAAGTCAGGGTATTGAGTAGAAGAGTGGTTTCCCCAGATCGCAAGATTAGTTACATCTTTTACAAGATTTCCAGATTTGATAGCAAGTTGGGATTTAGCACGGTTCTCATCCAGTTTGGTCATCGCAAACCAACGATCTGTAGGAACTCCTTTTGCATTATTCATTGCAATAAGACAGTTTGTATTACAAGGGTTTCCGACGACTAAAACTCTTACGTCAGAAGAAGCGTTCTTCTCGATTGCTTTTCCTTGATTTACGAAAATCCCACCGTTTATTTTAAGAAGGTCACTTCTTTCCATTCCAGCTTTTCTTGGAACGGAACCTACAAGAAGCGCCCAGTTGATGTCTTTAAAGGCAACATCTAGATCCGCGGAAACACTTACTTTTTGCAAAAGAGGAAAGGCGCAGTCTTCCAATTCCATGATCACACCTTTAGCAGCAGGAAGAGCTGCCTCCAGTTCCAACATTTGGATCTCTACAGGAGTGTCCGCTCCGAACATTTGACCGGATGCGATCCTAAATAATAAAGAATATCCGATCTGCCCAGCGGCACCCGTAACTGCTACCTTAACTGTTTTTGCCATTTGAAACTCCTAACTTTTTATATACTTAGAGCTTAGTTATTTTTTAGCTCTTCGTCGATGATCTTCGTGAAATTTTGGATCGGCATATTGCCTTCCACTAAAATACCGTTAATGAAGAATGCAGGCGTTCCGTTCACGCCGTAACTTTGTCCTGCTTGCATATCTGCTTCGATCTCACCTTTGATCTTTTCTTCGTCAGAGATACAACGGTTGAATGCTCCCATATCTAAACCAGCTTGCTGAGCTAGTCTGATTACATTCCCTCTTTCTAATTTTCTTCCGTTTTCGAAAAGAAGACTATTGTACTGCCAGTATTTTCCCTGAGGAATAGCACAGTTCGCAGCAACGTGGGCAAACATTGCGTTTCTATGAAAGTCCATAGGGAAATCCCTAAAGACCCATTTAATTTTATCTTTATATTGTTCTCTCAGAGCTTTAGTAGTGGTCTGGCTCATCGCGCAATAAGGACATTCAAAATCTGAAAATTCTACGATAGTAACT is a genomic window containing:
- a CDS encoding malate dehydrogenase gives rise to the protein MAKTVKVAVTGAAGQIGYSLLFRIASGQMFGADTPVEIQMLELEAALPAAKGVIMELEDCAFPLLQKVSVSADLDVAFKDINWALLVGSVPRKAGMERSDLLKINGGIFVNQGKAIEKNASSDVRVLVVGNPCNTNCLIAMNNAKGVPTDRWFAMTKLDENRAKSQLAIKSGNLVKDVTNLAIWGNHSSTQYPDFYNAKIGGKVATDVIKDHDWLKGDFIKNVQQRGAEIIKARGASSAASAANGVVDTVRQIITPTPAGDWFSVAVTSDGSYGADKGLIFGYPVKSDGTKVEIVKGLELNDFAKEKFNITHDELKSERDEVKGML
- the bioB gene encoding biotin synthase BioB, yielding MKLSLETPPVTEEKVFSEVPSIIDREETHAILSGQIPLTEALDKAYKVREKYFGKTVRIHVLDNIKNGHCPEDCGYCAQRKNAGSGVQEYSMKSPEEIFQDAVQAKENGAYRFCMVTAGTGPNSLATEKLAFTIEKISKELGLKVCLSAGLLDREKAERLKAAGLDRYNHNLNTSKAHYPEICDTHTYEQRVETITHLMKAGVGMCSGVIVGMGESLWDLTDVIYEIKNLKVISIPVNFFIPVAGHAIKNPQSLSPEFCLRTLIAFRLVNPDSEVRIAAGREGHLRGLQGMALYAANSLFASGYLNVKGSDAADTIRMILDSGFYPEFSSGMGEEIDWESALGKDHPYAPENFPELYKYRKFLK
- the bioA gene encoding adenosylmethionine--8-amino-7-oxononanoate transaminase produces the protein MIWHPYTIQLDSDPPLKIVSAKGEFLYDENGKEYIDAISSWWVSIHGHNHPKLVEAVKKQLDSLDHVLLAGFTHPPALELAHELLEFTDWNFRKVVYSDNGSTALEIMLKIALQYFRNQGREKKKVFINFTYSYHGDTIGAMSVGGDSVFNRVFQSLLFQTKSFPSPACHDCPVSKSPHSCAEDCLDELEAYLSAHSEEVVGVVMEPLIAGAGGMLFHKPNVLTRLREITERHDVLLLLDEVFTGFGRTGANFAYQKAGIRPDMVALAKGLTAGILPLAVTLVREEIYKEFLSSEPMKAFYHGHTMTGYPPGCAAALASLRIYKEENRLADVKQLESYLEEGWAKLRAEFPDKIKNTRVLGSVGVGELFTGKVRPGYVNPFAREFRRICQEKGVILRPLGNVIYITPPYNISKSSLDKVFQAIREGLAAYKIQD
- the bioD gene encoding dethiobiotin synthase; amino-acid sequence: MSVFVTGTGTDVGKTFFCSLMMAKYAENLGLKYLKPIQTGTDSDRVKIMNLTGLNESYFLKNYYTFELPASPHLASEMENTSVDTDELSRHLFSIKDAKILVEGAGGLYVPLNRYYFTVDLVEQAKIPLVLVASTELGTINHTLLSLEALRKREIKVLGVYFIGPENPLRSDNIRTIIEAAEIGLLGTFLLPERKLSRKEFLDKVANEFDPDRILPDLLFP
- a CDS encoding aminotransferase class I/II-fold pyridoxal phosphate-dependent enzyme — encoded protein: MQETQSSKLPFFSELPAFFSRLESQNRIRTLDPPSGLDLCSNDYLGLSNHPEIIQALKEGIDIYGAGSTASRLVRGHRRVFEELENDFSNWVQSEDSLFFANGYAANLGTISCVADPSYTIFCDRKNHASLMDGVRLSGAKKVYYKHSDQNDLEDLLKKHSGTKHKMIVTESVFSMDGDKTDISALIDLKEKYGALLYIDEAHAIGLFGKEGAGVSLEENISRTSEIDFRMSTLGKALGLEGAVISTTKDARKYLLHSARTFVFSTGPLPAIAHAGRVAIRLARQMDDERKILEDNSEFFRESLHQIGRDTGNSNTQIIPILLGSEEEALELSSRLEQNGFQAKAIRPPTVDISRIRVSLNSKIKKEDLEKFIRLVREN